The Pseudomonadota bacterium DNA segment GTGTGGGGTGAACTGGACTACCTGATCGTCGATATGCCGCCAGGCACCGGCGATACCCAGCTAACCCTCTCGCAAAAGGTGCCGCTAAGCGGCGCCGTGATCGTCACCACGCCACAGGACATCGCCTTGCTCGATGCCCGCAAGGGTTTGAAGATGTTTGGGAAAGTTTCAGTCCCGGTACTCGGAATCGTCGAAAATATGAGTACCCACATTTGTACGCAATGTGGCCACGAGGAACACGTTTTTGGCAGTGGCGGGGGACGGGAAATGGCGGAGCAATACAAGGTGCCATTGCTGGGTTCCCTGCCGCTGGATATTCGCATCAGGGAGCACGCAGACGGCGGTAATCCAACCGTCGTCGCCGACGAGGAGAGTCCGCTGGCCAAGCGTTACCAGCAGATTGCGCTGAGAATGAGCGTTCAACTCGCGGCAAAGCGCAGGGATTACAGTCACCTGTTCCCGAAAATCAGTATCGAGGACCGCTAATGAGCATCAAGTCAGACAAGTGGATAAGACGCATGGTTGCCGAGCATCGCATGATCGAGCCGTTCGAAGCGGGGCAGGTCAGGAAAAACGGCAACGGCCCGGTGGTGTCATACGGGACTTCCAGCTATGGCTACGATGTGCGTTGCGCCCCTGAATTCAAGATATTCACGAATATCAATTCCGCTATTGTCGATCCCAAACATTTTAAGACTGACAGTTTTGTCGATCTGAAATCCGATGTTTGCATTATTCCGCCAAACTCATTTGTGCTGGCCAGGACGATCGAGTATTTCCGGATACCGCGCCGGGTACTGACCATTTGTCTCGGAAAATCAACTTACGCGCGCTGCGGAATCATCGTCAATGTCACGCCGCTGGAGCCGGAGTGGGAGGGCCATGTGACGCTGGAATTTTCCAATACTTCGCCACTGCCGGCCAAGGTCTATGCGAACGAGGGCGTTGCCCAGATGCTGTTTTTTGAGTCAGATGAAGATTGCGAGACTTCCTACCTCGATCGCGGCGGAAAATACCAGGGCCAGACCGGGGTTACCCTGCCAAAGGCCTGATCGGCGGGCCAGCTATCATTCAATTCGCAGGCGCAGGATCATAGAGTTTCAGGCGAATGGAAAAATCGATTTTCCCTCGCTTGTATTTATCGAAACGCAGCATCAGGTAGTCCAGTTCGGGCGCCAGCCAGATGATGGCATGATTGTCGGAACCGGTTTTTTGCCGCCTTATCCTGACTGCGGCATATTCGCCAAAGGGCGTCTGAATGGATTCCGTGTCCTCTATTTCGAGATGGTATTCCCGGGTGCCGTTTTTTTCGGCCACCGTGTATCCGGTGGGAATTTCGCCACGGGAAAACTGCAGTTTCATTGCAATTTCCATGCTCAGGAGATCCAGTACGCCCGGCGACCATGGCAAGGTTTTTTCTGTGCCCTTGTATAGACTCGATATTTCATTATTGAGTGGATCGAACACAAGGCGTTGGATGTCATTTTTTTTCGCGCCATTGGAAGTATACGATTGTGGATGTGGCAGACCATTTTTCAGGATGAAGCGGCTTTCAGCTTTAACATCCCGATGCACGAACAAGCGGGCCAGGCCGCGTGGAATGACTCGGGTCCGGTAAACAAACAAGCCATCGGTATCGGCAATCAGTTCGACCCTGGAGACGCCGACGCGTTTTTTCCCCCGCATAACCTTGTAACTGGCCGAGAAAGGCTGCAGGGCTCCCGGCTGCTGGACGGGCGGCATTTCGGTTGCGGCGCCGGCCACGCTGGCCGTCGCCAGCAGCGCCGCCAGGCCACTGATTGTTTGCATTTTAATCGACATAATTCGTTTGTTAACCGACCGTGAACGCAATTTTTCTGGGCTTTCCCAACAGCTTGCCGTCCAGCATGATCGTTTCGTCCTGGCAACGCAGTCCACCGCGGGCAAACCAGCCGATAACCATGGGATACAGTTTATGCTCGGTAGCCTGAACCCTGGCTGAAAGGCTGATTTCGTCATCATCGGCCCGGATGGGTACCTCGGACTGGGCGATAACCGGTCCACCATCCACCCGGGAGCTGACAAAGTGGATGCTGCAGCCATGCACACTGTCTTTCGCCGCCAGCACCCGGCGGTAAGTGTTCAATCCCGGATATTTTGGCAGCAGCGATGGATGAACGTTCAACAAACGACCATCAAAATACTCGACAAATTCATCATCAAGAATTCGCATGAACCCGGCCAGCACGACCAGACCGGGATCGTAATCACGGACAAGTTGCAAAAGCCGGCGGTCAAAATCTTGCCTGGTCGCAAAATCGGCGCGCTCCGCCACGGCGGTCGGGATGCCTGCGTTTTTTGCTCTCCGCAGGCCGGGCGCATGCGAATTATTGCTGACCACGGCAAGAATTTTGCCGTGGATTTCCTGATTGGCTATGGCGTTGATGATCGCCTGCAGATTACTGCCTTGGTTGGAAATCAGTACCACCAGCGTCAGCGGAGCGCCTGGCAACGGGTTCACCGAAAGCGAACCTCGCCATCCCCTTTTTCAATGATTCCAAGGCGAAACGCGCGTTCACCGTCAGAGCCCAGGGATGCGAGGGCGTCGGCCTCTTTTTCGGCGGCCAGGCAGATCACCATGCCGACACCGCAGTTGAATGTTCTGAGCATTTCACGGTCATCGATCCCGCCGTGATCCTGCAACCAGCAAAAGATTTCGGGGCGTTGCCAGCTCTCGAGGTCGACCACGGCGCTGCAGCCGGCGGGCAATATTCGCGGAAGATTTTCCGTCAGCCCGCCGCCGGTAATATGGGCCAGGCCGTGAATCGTATGGCGCTTTATCAGATTGATGATCGCGGAGACATATATACGCGTCGGCTGGAGCAGGCAAAGGCCCAGGGTGGAGCCGCCAAAGGGGCTGTCCAGACCGGCGGCCGAGGATTCCAGCACCTTCCGCGCCAGCGAATAGCCGTTCGAGTGCAAGCCAGACGACGCCAGCCCGATTAACATGTCGCCGGGCTCGATGCGACTGCCGTCCAGCAGCGCGTCTTCTTCGACGATACCCACGCAGAATCCGGCCAGGTCATAATCATCGTTGTGATACATGCCAGGCATTTCCGCGGTTTCTCCGCCGATCAGCGCACACCCGGCTTGCCGGCAACCCTCGGCGATTCCTCCGACCACCGATGCGGCGGTCTCCGGCTTCAGTTTTCCAGTCGCATAGTAATCGAGAAAAAACAATGGCTCGGCACCAGCCACCAATACGTCATTGACGGACATGGCGACCAGGTCGATGCCTATGGTGTCATGACGATTCATGTCGATGGCGAGCCTCAGCTTGGTACCGACCCCGTCGGTTCCGGAAACCAGGACCGGCTTCCGGTAACGGTCGGTGGGCACCCGGAAAAGGCCGCCGAATCCACCCAGACCTGCGATGACTTCCGGCCGCCTGGTCCTGGCGACCGCCGGTTTGATCAGTTCAACCAAGCGCTTGCCGGCATCGATATCGACACCGGCATCCCGGTAAGTGAACGCAGGCTTATCGGCCATGGATCGATTCCTTCCTTTTTGGTTTTGCCTTTGCCAACAGACCGCCGGCTGTCAAATCCGAAAATCATCGGCGCAATATGCAGGCTGCGGCTTCGGTATGTGTAATAATTTTACCTGTTCGACCTTGGCCCGGATAGCAAAAAGACAGATCAGGCGAAAAATGATTGATTGGATAAAGACGATACTTGCTGCGCTGTGCCTGATGCTGGTAAACCCGCCAGCGATAGCTTCGGTGTTTGGCAATCTTTACCAGGTCCGGACGGAGGTCAGTGCGCGTGACGCGGCAACCCTGGAGCAGGCATTCGAGGACGCGATGGCAGTCGTGCTGACTCGGGTAACCGGGACCCGCCAGGTTGGCCAGGCAGAAGAAACTCAGGCCCTCCTTGGCAAGGCGCGCGACTTTATTCAGCAGTTTGGCTATATCGACAGCCGCACCTTGCTTATTTCTTTCGACGGGCAGGCGATCAACCGGCGGCTCAGCGAGTTGGGCCTGCCGGTCTGGGGCCAGGAGAGGCCGGTAACCCTGGTCTGGCTGGTGCTGACCGATGAACGTGGCCGGCGCAAGATTCTTGCAGCAGATGACCTGGGGCCGGTTGTCGAAAGCCTGAAAGAGACAGCGAACCAGCGTGGCGTCCCGGTCATCATTCCGTTGATGGATGCGCAGGATCGGCAGGCGATCGATGTGGCCGATTTACGCGGTGTTTTTGAGGACAACATTTTCTCTGCCAGTGATCGCTACGATGCCGATGCCGTGCTGGTGGGATTCGCGCGGGCGAAACGGCGGACCGACGTGGATGGGCCGGTTTACCGGGTAAGCTGGACTTTGCTTTTTGCCGGGCAGGTACATAACTGGCTGGGCAACCTGAGCGCGGGTATCGACCGTGCGGCTGATGAGTTTGCAAGCGTTCTTGCCGCCATCGACCGCCATGACAGCGGGCGGCAACTGGTCTTGGTCAGGGGGATCGGCGACCTGGTGGCTTATGGGCGAGTCAGGCTATATCTCGAATCCCTGTCATTGGTCAATTCGGTCGCGGTCGACCGGGTCCATGGCGAAGAGGTGCTGTTCAGCGTTGAATTGCGCGCCGGCCCGGATCAATTCGCGAGTGCGATCAAGCTTGGCAAGATTTTGTTTGCCGAAGATTTTGAATACCCGGTGTCAATGCCCGGGACTATCGTGTACAGGTATCGCCAGTGATAGCGAAACATATTCCCAACATGATCTGTATTTTTCGGATATTGCTGGTGGGTCCGGTGGTCTGGTTGTTGTGGCATGGCAATTTCGTGGCCACGCTCTGGCTGTTTTTTATCGCCGGGTTTTCGGACGGGCTGGATGGTTATTTGGCGAGACGTTTTAGCTGGCGTTCACGTCTCGGTGGAATCCTCGACCCGTTGGCCGATAAATTTCTGATGGTATCGATGTTCATTACGCTGACGCTGGTTGGCCTGATCCCCCTCTGGTTGGCGGTGCTGGTGGTCGGTCGTGACCTGGCGATCGTCACTGGCGGCCTGGTTTACAACTGGTTGTTTGGCACGGTGCAGGCGCAGCCTACCGATATCAGCAAGCTCAATACCTTGATGCAGTTGGTGCTGGTGATGGTGGTCGTATCTGGAGCGGGTTACGGCTGGCCGGGGCAGTCCTGGGTGATCGTCCTGGGCGCCTGCGTGATGGTTACCACCATTATCAGCGGTGTTGACTATGTTTGGCATTGGGGCCGCAAGGCCTACCTTTCCGGTGCGGATGCCAGGTGACTGAGTCCCGACAGTTGTCGTTGCCGGTACAGTTGTCGGATCAGGCCGTGTTCGACAGTTTTTTCGAATCCGGGA contains these protein-coding regions:
- the purM gene encoding phosphoribosylformylglycinamidine cyclo-ligase; the encoded protein is MADKPAFTYRDAGVDIDAGKRLVELIKPAVARTRRPEVIAGLGGFGGLFRVPTDRYRKPVLVSGTDGVGTKLRLAIDMNRHDTIGIDLVAMSVNDVLVAGAEPLFFLDYYATGKLKPETAASVVGGIAEGCRQAGCALIGGETAEMPGMYHNDDYDLAGFCVGIVEEDALLDGSRIEPGDMLIGLASSGLHSNGYSLARKVLESSAAGLDSPFGGSTLGLCLLQPTRIYVSAIINLIKRHTIHGLAHITGGGLTENLPRILPAGCSAVVDLESWQRPEIFCWLQDHGGIDDREMLRTFNCGVGMVICLAAEKEADALASLGSDGERAFRLGIIEKGDGEVRFR
- a CDS encoding CDP-alcohol phosphatidyltransferase family protein, whose product is MIAKHIPNMICIFRILLVGPVVWLLWHGNFVATLWLFFIAGFSDGLDGYLARRFSWRSRLGGILDPLADKFLMVSMFITLTLVGLIPLWLAVLVVGRDLAIVTGGLVYNWLFGTVQAQPTDISKLNTLMQLVLVMVVVSGAGYGWPGQSWVIVLGACVMVTTIISGVDYVWHWGRKAYLSGADAR
- a CDS encoding dCTP deaminase codes for the protein MSIKSDKWIRRMVAEHRMIEPFEAGQVRKNGNGPVVSYGTSSYGYDVRCAPEFKIFTNINSAIVDPKHFKTDSFVDLKSDVCIIPPNSFVLARTIEYFRIPRRVLTICLGKSTYARCGIIVNVTPLEPEWEGHVTLEFSNTSPLPAKVYANEGVAQMLFFESDEDCETSYLDRGGKYQGQTGVTLPKA
- a CDS encoding DUF2066 domain-containing protein; its protein translation is MIDWIKTILAALCLMLVNPPAIASVFGNLYQVRTEVSARDAATLEQAFEDAMAVVLTRVTGTRQVGQAEETQALLGKARDFIQQFGYIDSRTLLISFDGQAINRRLSELGLPVWGQERPVTLVWLVLTDERGRRKILAADDLGPVVESLKETANQRGVPVIIPLMDAQDRQAIDVADLRGVFEDNIFSASDRYDADAVLVGFARAKRRTDVDGPVYRVSWTLLFAGQVHNWLGNLSAGIDRAADEFASVLAAIDRHDSGRQLVLVRGIGDLVAYGRVRLYLESLSLVNSVAVDRVHGEEVLFSVELRAGPDQFASAIKLGKILFAEDFEYPVSMPGTIVYRYRQ
- a CDS encoding phosphoribosylglycinamide formyltransferase, encoding MTLVVLISNQGSNLQAIINAIANQEIHGKILAVVSNNSHAPGLRRAKNAGIPTAVAERADFATRQDFDRRLLQLVRDYDPGLVVLAGFMRILDDEFVEYFDGRLLNVHPSLLPKYPGLNTYRRVLAAKDSVHGCSIHFVSSRVDGGPVIAQSEVPIRADDDEISLSARVQATEHKLYPMVIGWFARGGLRCQDETIMLDGKLLGKPRKIAFTVG
- a CDS encoding DUF3108 domain-containing protein, whose product is MQTISGLAALLATASVAGAATEMPPVQQPGALQPFSASYKVMRGKKRVGVSRVELIADTDGLFVYRTRVIPRGLARLFVHRDVKAESRFILKNGLPHPQSYTSNGAKKNDIQRLVFDPLNNEISSLYKGTEKTLPWSPGVLDLLSMEIAMKLQFSRGEIPTGYTVAEKNGTREYHLEIEDTESIQTPFGEYAAVRIRRQKTGSDNHAIIWLAPELDYLMLRFDKYKRGKIDFSIRLKLYDPAPAN